The following coding sequences lie in one Burkholderia cepacia genomic window:
- a CDS encoding acetoin dehydrogenase dihydrolipoyllysine-residue acetyltransferase subunit yields the protein MSIHMITMPKWGLSMEQGQVNGWLKALGERVTKGDEVLDVETDKISSGVECAFDGTLRRQVAQEGDTLPVGALLGVVAAAEASDADIDAAIAEFQRDFVPSAAADEAAGPQPEKAQIGGRTVRFLKLGEGAGTPAVLIHGFGGDLNNWLFNHADLAAHRPVWALDLPGHGESGKAVETGSLDELADTVLALLDAKGIDQAHLIGHSMGGAVAMAAAERAPQRVASLTLIASAGLGTDINRAYIDGFVAGNSRNTLKPHLGALFADNALVTRQLVEDLVKYKRLEGVQAALEKIANAAFDGAAQRRVFRDRLATLAPRTLVIWGERDQVIPAQHAQGLPDGVRAEVIAGSGHMVQMEAAADVNRLIVALLGD from the coding sequence ATGTCGATTCACATGATCACGATGCCCAAGTGGGGGCTGTCGATGGAGCAGGGGCAGGTCAACGGCTGGCTGAAAGCGCTCGGGGAACGCGTGACCAAGGGCGATGAGGTGCTCGACGTCGAGACCGACAAGATCTCGTCGGGCGTCGAATGCGCGTTCGACGGCACGCTGCGCCGGCAGGTCGCGCAGGAAGGCGACACGCTGCCGGTCGGCGCGCTGCTCGGCGTCGTCGCGGCGGCCGAGGCGAGCGATGCCGACATCGATGCGGCGATCGCCGAATTCCAGCGCGATTTCGTGCCGAGCGCGGCTGCTGACGAAGCGGCCGGCCCGCAGCCCGAGAAGGCGCAGATCGGCGGCCGCACGGTGCGCTTCCTGAAGCTCGGCGAAGGCGCTGGCACGCCCGCCGTGCTGATCCACGGCTTCGGCGGCGACCTGAACAACTGGCTGTTCAATCACGCGGATCTCGCCGCGCACCGTCCGGTGTGGGCACTTGACCTGCCCGGTCACGGCGAATCGGGCAAGGCGGTCGAGACGGGCAGCCTCGACGAACTGGCCGACACGGTGCTCGCGCTGCTCGATGCGAAAGGCATCGACCAAGCGCACCTGATCGGCCATTCGATGGGCGGCGCGGTTGCGATGGCAGCGGCCGAGCGCGCGCCGCAACGTGTCGCGTCGCTGACGTTGATCGCGAGCGCGGGGCTCGGCACCGACATCAATCGTGCGTATATCGACGGTTTCGTCGCCGGCAACAGCCGCAACACGCTGAAGCCGCACCTCGGCGCGTTGTTCGCCGACAACGCGCTGGTGACGCGGCAACTCGTCGAGGATCTCGTCAAGTACAAGCGGCTCGAAGGCGTGCAGGCCGCGCTGGAGAAGATCGCGAATGCCGCGTTCGACGGCGCCGCGCAGCGGCGTGTGTTCCGCGACCGGCTCGCGACGCTTGCGCCGCGCACGCTCGTGATCTGGGGCGAGCGCGACCAGGTGATTCCCGCGCAGCATGCGCAGGGCTTGCCGGACGGCGTGCGGGCCGAGGTGATCGCCGGCAGCGGGCACATGGTGCAGATGGAGGCGGCCGCCGACGTGAACCGCCTGATCGTCGCGCTTCTCGGAGACTGA
- a CDS encoding ATP-NAD kinase family protein has protein sequence MTTPVTVGVIANPASGRDIRRLTTHASVFPTAEKANMVVRLLAGLGAMGVERVLTLRDRTGIATLLLRAIDTHRAVAPHERWPEVEFVDLPITDTVADTQAGAAYLHRMEVALIVVLGGDGTHRAVAAHCGATPLVALSTGTNNAFPEHREATVAGVAAGLAATGAVPAEVAFVRNKRLVVRCVAGAQPGREEIALVDVCAARQRFIGARAISGSDDIDSLYLTFAEPDGIGLSALGGAWAPLERSAPHGLAMRFAEAGKTAGTPLVAPIAPGRVDRVVMRSCERLEPGTWQAIPFERGTLAFDGEREIEVARGDRYEISLDWRGPLTVDVGRTLRYASSRQLLRDAGAWHD, from the coding sequence GTGACGACGCCCGTTACCGTCGGTGTGATCGCGAACCCCGCATCGGGGCGCGACATCCGCCGCCTCACGACGCATGCATCCGTATTTCCGACGGCCGAGAAGGCGAACATGGTCGTGCGCCTGCTCGCCGGCCTCGGTGCGATGGGCGTCGAGCGCGTGCTGACGCTGCGCGACCGCACGGGCATCGCGACGCTGCTGCTGCGCGCGATCGACACGCATCGCGCGGTCGCGCCGCACGAACGCTGGCCCGAGGTCGAATTCGTCGACCTGCCGATCACCGATACCGTCGCCGACACGCAGGCCGGCGCCGCATACCTGCACCGCATGGAAGTCGCGCTGATCGTCGTGCTCGGCGGCGACGGCACCCATCGCGCGGTGGCCGCGCATTGCGGCGCGACGCCGCTCGTCGCGCTGTCCACCGGCACCAACAATGCGTTTCCCGAACATCGCGAGGCGACCGTCGCCGGCGTCGCGGCAGGGCTCGCCGCGACCGGCGCCGTGCCGGCCGAGGTCGCGTTCGTGCGCAACAAGCGGCTCGTCGTGCGTTGCGTGGCCGGTGCGCAGCCGGGGCGTGAGGAAATCGCGCTGGTCGACGTGTGCGCCGCGCGGCAGCGCTTCATCGGCGCGCGCGCGATCTCCGGATCCGACGACATCGATTCGCTCTACCTGACGTTTGCGGAACCGGACGGTATCGGCCTGTCCGCGCTCGGCGGCGCATGGGCGCCGCTCGAACGCAGCGCGCCTCACGGGCTCGCGATGCGCTTCGCGGAAGCCGGCAAGACGGCCGGCACGCCGCTCGTGGCGCCGATCGCGCCGGGTCGCGTCGACCGCGTCGTGATGCGCAGTTGCGAGCGGCTCGAACCGGGCACGTGGCAGGCGATTCCGTTCGAACGCGGCACGCTCGCGTTCGACGGCGAGCGCGAGATCGAGGTCGCGCGCGGCGATCGCTACGAGATCTCGCTCGACTGGCGCGGGCCGCTGACGGTCGATGTCGGCCGCACGCTGCGCTACGCGTCTTCGCGGCAATTGCTGCGCGACGCCGGCGCATGGCATGACTGA
- a CDS encoding MATE family efflux transporter, whose amino-acid sequence MFGDIRRIVGLAWPVLVGQLAIIAFGVIDTAMVGRYSAVDLAALGLGSSIYISIYIGLTGILSALQPITGQLYGARRYAEIGEEVRQALWLALLLAIPGFLLLHFPEPLLRVAHTPAALHDRTVDYLRILSYGLPASLVFRIYNALTNAAGKPRLAMILQIGALLLKFPLNVWFIFGGFGVPALGGPGCGLASTLINWALALIGYTLLAKLDVFAPLAIFSRFCWPVWERQKAILKLGVPMGLSYLIEVTSYTCMALFIAQFGTTTLAGHQIAGNIGAVLYMTPLSIGVAASTLVARALGAGRPEEARLLGRHSVMFACGVAAAYGVLVFTLRPLIIGGYTPNPAVAAAAMPLVAIVACYHVFDALQVTSAFVLRAYKVAVVPTVIYAVALWGVGLSGGYVLGFDVGGIAPAWLTGARGFWFANTVSLMLAGAGLVLYLRRVSRAHAAAAASSAA is encoded by the coding sequence ATGTTCGGCGACATCCGCCGGATCGTCGGTCTCGCGTGGCCGGTGCTCGTCGGCCAGCTCGCGATCATCGCGTTCGGCGTGATCGACACCGCGATGGTCGGCCGCTACTCGGCCGTCGATCTCGCCGCGCTCGGGCTCGGCTCGTCGATCTACATCTCGATCTATATCGGCCTGACGGGTATCCTGTCGGCGCTGCAACCGATCACCGGGCAGTTGTACGGCGCGCGGCGCTATGCCGAGATCGGAGAAGAAGTACGCCAGGCGCTGTGGCTCGCGCTGCTGCTCGCGATTCCCGGCTTCCTGCTGCTGCATTTTCCCGAGCCGCTGCTGCGTGTCGCGCACACTCCCGCCGCGCTGCACGACCGCACCGTCGACTACCTGCGCATCCTGTCGTACGGGCTGCCTGCCAGCCTCGTCTTCCGCATCTACAACGCGCTGACCAACGCGGCCGGCAAGCCGCGCCTCGCGATGATCCTGCAGATCGGCGCGCTGCTGCTCAAGTTTCCGCTCAACGTGTGGTTCATCTTCGGCGGGTTCGGCGTGCCGGCCCTCGGCGGCCCGGGCTGCGGGCTGGCCAGCACGCTGATCAACTGGGCACTCGCGCTGATCGGCTACACGCTGCTCGCGAAGCTCGACGTGTTCGCGCCGCTCGCGATCTTCTCGCGCTTCTGCTGGCCTGTCTGGGAACGCCAGAAGGCGATCCTGAAGCTCGGCGTGCCGATGGGCCTGTCTTACCTGATCGAAGTCACGTCGTACACGTGCATGGCGCTGTTCATCGCGCAGTTCGGCACGACGACGCTCGCCGGCCACCAGATCGCCGGCAACATCGGCGCCGTGCTGTACATGACGCCGCTGTCGATCGGCGTGGCGGCATCGACCCTGGTTGCGCGCGCGCTCGGCGCCGGACGCCCGGAAGAAGCGCGGCTGCTCGGCCGGCACAGCGTGATGTTCGCGTGCGGCGTGGCGGCCGCCTACGGCGTGCTCGTGTTCACGCTGCGCCCGCTGATCATCGGCGGCTATACGCCGAACCCGGCCGTCGCCGCGGCCGCGATGCCGCTCGTCGCGATCGTCGCGTGCTACCACGTCTTCGATGCGCTGCAGGTCACGTCGGCGTTCGTGCTGCGCGCGTACAAGGTGGCGGTCGTGCCGACCGTGATCTATGCGGTCGCGCTGTGGGGCGTCGGGCTCAGCGGCGGCTACGTGCTCGGCTTCGACGTCGGCGGCATCGCGCCCGCGTGGCTGACCGGCGCGCGCGGCTTCTGGTTCGCGAACACGGTCAGCCTGATGCTCGCAGGCGCCGGGCTCGTGCTGTACCTGCGCCGCGTGAGTCGTGCGCACGCCGCTGCCGCCGCCTCCTCCGCCGCCTGA
- a CDS encoding sigma-54-dependent Fis family transcriptional regulator: MPYAVPQAQHADRVLGALAGRLPAPADSERLVSSWQRSLERYCLDPASSIGPRVLTAAELREVRDKEEAFLRASGQCLTRLHDMIRVADYCVMLTDAHGVTIDYRIDRERRNDFRHAGLHIGSCWSESEEGTCGVASVLTDLAPITVHKTDHFRAAFTTLTCSAAPIFSPGGELIGVLDASAVHSPDGRDSQRLVYQLVRQSAALIEDGYFVHSTAQYWILFGHPNRHYVEAQPEWLIAFDECGNIVAANRQARDALPALREPRHIDEIFDATEMPLRDAARLDTIVALRLRATGAPLYARLRAPLRRAGREPGTVSRRAGTAPRHVGALTPFLHSSDTQIAQQAELALRVAGKRLPILVLGETGAGKEVFARAIHDAGARRARPFVAVNCGALPDALIESELFGYAAGAFTGARKHGARGKIALADGGTLFLDEIGDMPLALQTRLLRVLADGEVVPLGSDTPVRVDLDVICATHRDLARMVADGTFREDLYYRLSGATFELPPLRERADVRDVIAAVFAEEAQATGHVLTLDATLAEQLAAYAWPGNVRQLRNVLRYACAVCDGARVTRHDLPADRAVQLSGASTGALPDDERGRIVAALTAHRWRPDAAAQALGISRATLYRRIAKHRIVAPHRA, from the coding sequence ATGCCCTACGCCGTCCCCCAGGCCCAGCACGCCGACCGTGTACTCGGCGCGCTCGCCGGGCGCCTGCCCGCGCCGGCCGACTCCGAGCGTCTCGTGTCGTCGTGGCAACGGTCGCTGGAGCGCTACTGTCTCGACCCCGCTTCATCGATCGGCCCGCGGGTGCTGACCGCGGCCGAGCTGCGCGAAGTGCGCGACAAGGAAGAAGCCTTCCTGCGCGCATCGGGCCAGTGCCTGACCCGGCTGCACGACATGATCCGCGTCGCCGACTACTGCGTGATGCTGACCGACGCGCACGGCGTGACGATCGACTACCGGATCGACCGCGAGCGCCGCAACGACTTCCGTCATGCGGGGCTGCACATCGGCTCGTGCTGGTCGGAAAGCGAGGAAGGAACGTGCGGCGTGGCGAGCGTGCTGACCGATCTCGCGCCGATCACCGTGCACAAGACCGATCACTTTCGCGCGGCGTTCACGACGCTCACCTGCAGCGCGGCGCCGATCTTCTCGCCGGGCGGCGAACTGATCGGCGTGCTCGACGCGTCGGCCGTGCATTCGCCCGACGGCCGCGACAGCCAGCGCCTCGTCTACCAGCTCGTGCGGCAAAGCGCGGCGCTGATCGAGGACGGCTACTTCGTGCACAGCACCGCGCAGTACTGGATCCTGTTCGGGCATCCGAACCGTCACTACGTCGAAGCGCAACCCGAATGGCTGATCGCGTTCGACGAATGCGGCAACATCGTCGCCGCGAACCGGCAAGCGCGCGACGCGCTGCCGGCGCTGCGCGAGCCGCGTCATATCGACGAGATCTTTGATGCGACCGAGATGCCGCTGCGCGATGCCGCGCGGCTCGACACGATCGTCGCACTGCGGCTGCGCGCGACCGGCGCACCGCTCTATGCGCGGTTGCGGGCGCCGCTACGGCGCGCCGGCCGCGAACCCGGCACGGTATCGCGCCGCGCGGGCACCGCGCCACGCCACGTCGGCGCGCTGACGCCGTTCCTGCACAGCAGCGACACGCAGATCGCACAACAGGCCGAACTCGCGCTGCGCGTGGCCGGCAAGCGGCTGCCGATTCTCGTGCTCGGCGAAACCGGTGCGGGCAAGGAAGTGTTCGCACGCGCGATCCACGATGCCGGTGCGCGGCGTGCGCGGCCGTTCGTCGCCGTCAACTGCGGCGCGCTGCCGGACGCGCTGATCGAGAGCGAACTGTTCGGCTATGCGGCCGGCGCGTTCACCGGTGCGCGCAAGCACGGCGCGCGCGGCAAGATCGCGCTCGCCGACGGCGGCACGCTGTTTCTCGATGAAATCGGCGACATGCCGCTCGCGCTGCAGACGCGCCTGTTGCGCGTGCTCGCCGACGGCGAGGTCGTGCCGCTCGGCAGCGATACGCCCGTGCGCGTCGATCTCGACGTGATCTGCGCGACGCACCGCGATCTCGCGCGGATGGTGGCCGACGGGACGTTCCGCGAAGACCTGTACTACCGGCTGAGCGGCGCGACGTTCGAACTGCCGCCGCTGCGCGAACGCGCGGACGTGCGCGACGTGATTGCCGCCGTATTCGCCGAGGAAGCGCAGGCAACCGGCCACGTGCTCACGCTCGACGCGACGCTCGCCGAGCAGCTCGCCGCGTATGCGTGGCCCGGCAACGTGCGGCAACTGCGCAACGTGCTGCGCTATGCGTGCGCGGTGTGCGACGGCGCGCGCGTGACGCGGCACGACCTGCCGGCCGACCGCGCCGTGCAGCTCAGCGGCGCGTCGACCGGCGCACTGCCCGACGACGAACGCGGCCGCATCGTCGCGGCGCTCACCGCGCACCGCTGGCGTCCCGACGCGGCCGCACAGGCGCTCGGCATTTCGCGCGCGACGCTGTATCGGCGCATCGCGAAGCACCGGATCGTCGCGCCGCACCGCGCGTGA
- a CDS encoding alpha-ketoacid dehydrogenase subunit beta: MARKITYSQAINEALAQEMARDDSVIVMGEDNAGGAGAPGEDDAWGGVLGVTKGLFHKFPGRVLDTPLSEGGYIGAAVGAAACGMRPVAELMFIDFMGVCFDQIFNQAAKFRYMFGGKAVTPVVIRAMYGAGLRAAAQHSQMLTSLFTHIPGLKVVCPSTPYDAKGLLIQAIRDNDPVIFLEHKLLYTREGDVPEESYAIPFGEANVVREGDDVTIVTYGRMVHLATDAAAKLAKDGIQCDVIDLRTTSPLDEETILESAERTGRVVVVDEANPRCSIATDIAALVAQRAFHSLKSPIELVTAPHTPAPFASVLEDLYIPTADAIAQAVLKTRS; this comes from the coding sequence ATGGCAAGGAAGATCACTTATTCGCAGGCGATCAACGAAGCGCTCGCGCAGGAAATGGCGCGCGACGACAGCGTGATCGTGATGGGCGAGGACAACGCGGGCGGCGCGGGCGCGCCGGGCGAGGACGACGCATGGGGCGGCGTGCTCGGCGTGACGAAGGGGCTGTTCCACAAGTTTCCGGGCCGCGTGCTCGATACGCCGTTGTCCGAGGGCGGCTACATCGGCGCGGCGGTCGGCGCGGCCGCGTGCGGGATGCGGCCGGTCGCGGAGCTGATGTTCATCGATTTCATGGGCGTGTGTTTCGACCAGATCTTCAACCAGGCCGCGAAGTTCCGCTACATGTTCGGCGGCAAGGCCGTGACGCCGGTCGTGATTCGCGCGATGTACGGCGCCGGTTTGCGTGCGGCCGCGCAGCACTCGCAGATGCTGACGTCGCTGTTCACGCACATTCCGGGGCTGAAGGTCGTGTGCCCGTCGACGCCGTACGACGCGAAAGGGCTGCTGATCCAGGCGATCCGCGACAACGATCCCGTGATTTTCCTCGAACACAAGCTGCTCTATACGCGCGAAGGCGACGTGCCGGAGGAGTCCTATGCGATTCCGTTTGGCGAGGCGAACGTGGTGCGCGAGGGCGACGACGTGACGATCGTCACGTACGGCCGGATGGTGCATCTCGCGACGGATGCGGCCGCGAAGCTCGCGAAGGACGGCATCCAGTGCGACGTGATCGATCTGCGCACGACGTCGCCGCTCGACGAGGAAACGATCCTCGAAAGCGCGGAGCGTACCGGGCGCGTGGTGGTCGTCGACGAAGCGAATCCGCGCTGCTCGATCGCGACCGACATCGCCGCGCTCGTCGCGCAGCGCGCATTTCATTCGCTGAAGTCGCCGATCGAGCTCGTCACCGCGCCGCATACGCCCGCGCCGTTCGCGAGCGTGCTTGAAGACCTGTACATCCCGACCGCCGATGCGATTGCGCAGGCGGTCCTCAAGACGAGGAGCTGA
- a CDS encoding MerR family transcriptional regulator, whose protein sequence is MSKTVSQPSAAGPLTIGQVAELTGVSTHTLRYYEQAGLLRAISRTAAGHRLYAPADLAGLAFVMRLKATGMPIAQIQAFVELREQGEPTFGARRRLLVAHRDVVRAHLAELQVNLDAISDKITYYEAQERDTARPANPSHALSEQDGHNGTTR, encoded by the coding sequence ATGTCGAAAACCGTATCCCAACCCTCCGCCGCCGGTCCGCTGACGATCGGGCAAGTCGCCGAATTGACGGGCGTGTCGACGCACACGCTGCGGTACTACGAGCAGGCCGGCCTGCTGCGCGCGATTTCGCGCACGGCGGCCGGGCACCGGCTCTACGCACCGGCCGACCTTGCCGGGCTGGCCTTCGTGATGCGCCTGAAGGCGACCGGCATGCCGATTGCGCAGATCCAGGCGTTCGTGGAACTGCGCGAGCAGGGCGAGCCGACATTTGGTGCGCGGCGCAGGTTGCTGGTCGCGCATCGCGATGTGGTGCGCGCGCATCTCGCGGAGCTGCAGGTGAACCTCGATGCGATCAGCGACAAGATCACGTACTACGAGGCACAGGAGCGCGATACGGCCCGACCGGCAAATCCTTCTCACGCTTTATCGGAACAGGACGGACACAATGGAACGACTCGTTGA
- a CDS encoding SDR family NAD(P)-dependent oxidoreductase has translation MTAPLEGQVAIVTGGARGIGRGIALTLAGAGADILLADLLDDALDATAREVRALGRRAAVAKVDVTQAAQVDAMVAQALAELGRLDILVNCAGVISIHPVAELTERDWDFVMDVNAKGTFLGCRAALAHLKAQGHGRIINVASIAGKEGFPNLAHYSASKFAVVGFTNALAKELARDGVTVNAICPGIVRTDMWDRLSDEWKTDGETVEESWQRHQLTLIPQGRAQTPEDMGRLALFFATMDNVTGQAVNVDGGFTFH, from the coding sequence ATGACAGCCCCACTCGAAGGACAGGTCGCCATCGTCACGGGCGGCGCGCGCGGCATCGGCCGCGGCATTGCGCTGACGCTTGCCGGCGCGGGCGCCGACATCCTGCTGGCCGATCTGCTCGACGACGCGCTCGACGCCACCGCGCGCGAGGTGCGCGCGCTTGGCCGCCGCGCGGCGGTTGCGAAGGTCGACGTCACGCAGGCCGCACAGGTCGACGCGATGGTCGCGCAGGCGCTCGCCGAACTCGGCCGGCTCGACATCCTCGTGAACTGCGCGGGCGTGATCAGCATTCATCCGGTTGCCGAGCTGACCGAACGCGACTGGGATTTCGTGATGGACGTGAACGCGAAAGGCACGTTCCTCGGCTGCCGCGCGGCGCTCGCGCATCTGAAGGCGCAGGGGCACGGCCGGATCATCAACGTCGCGTCGATCGCGGGCAAGGAGGGCTTTCCTAATCTCGCGCACTACAGCGCATCGAAATTCGCGGTCGTCGGCTTCACGAATGCGCTCGCGAAGGAGCTCGCGCGCGACGGCGTGACCGTCAACGCGATCTGCCCCGGCATCGTCCGTACCGACATGTGGGACCGGCTGTCCGACGAATGGAAGACCGATGGCGAAACGGTCGAGGAATCGTGGCAGCGGCACCAGTTGACGCTGATCCCGCAGGGCCGCGCGCAGACGCCGGAGGACATGGGCCGGCTCGCGCTGTTCTTCGCGACGATGGACAACGTGACGGGCCAGGCCGTGAACGTCGACGGCGGCTTCACGTTCCACTGA
- a CDS encoding thiamine pyrophosphate-dependent dehydrogenase E1 component subunit alpha codes for MTASTQLSRDKLLDAYRLMRTIREFEERLHVEFATGEIPGFVHLYAGEEASAVGTILHLGLDDYVATTHRGHGHCIAKGVDVHGMMAEIYGKKTGVCHGKGGSMHIADLSMGMLGANGIVGAGGPLVCGAALAAKHKKTGGVGVCFFGDGASNQGVIFESMNLASVWRLPAIFVAENNGYAEATSSSWSVATDNIADRANGFGMPGVIVDGFDFFAVHEALGEAVERARNGGGPTLVEVKFTRYFGHFEGDAQTYRAPGEVQKLRDEKDCLKHFETRVVRAEALTTADLREVDAQVKALIDDAVAQAKAAPVPDAADLLTDVYVSYP; via the coding sequence ATGACCGCTTCGACACAGCTCAGCAGGGACAAACTGCTGGACGCCTACCGGCTGATGCGCACGATTCGCGAATTCGAGGAGCGCCTGCACGTCGAATTCGCGACGGGCGAGATCCCCGGCTTCGTTCACCTGTATGCGGGCGAGGAGGCGTCCGCGGTCGGCACGATCCTGCACCTCGGCCTCGACGACTACGTCGCGACCACGCACCGCGGCCACGGCCATTGCATCGCGAAGGGCGTCGACGTGCACGGGATGATGGCCGAGATCTACGGCAAGAAAACCGGCGTTTGCCACGGCAAGGGCGGCTCGATGCACATCGCCGACCTGTCGATGGGGATGCTCGGCGCGAACGGGATCGTCGGCGCGGGCGGCCCGCTCGTATGCGGCGCGGCGCTCGCGGCGAAGCACAAGAAGACGGGCGGCGTCGGCGTGTGCTTCTTCGGCGACGGCGCGTCGAACCAGGGCGTGATCTTCGAATCGATGAACCTTGCGTCGGTGTGGCGGCTGCCCGCGATCTTCGTCGCCGAGAACAACGGCTATGCGGAAGCGACGTCGTCGAGCTGGTCGGTCGCGACCGACAACATTGCCGATCGTGCGAACGGGTTCGGGATGCCGGGCGTGATCGTCGACGGCTTCGACTTCTTCGCGGTACACGAAGCGCTCGGCGAAGCCGTCGAGCGCGCGCGCAACGGCGGCGGCCCGACGCTCGTCGAGGTGAAGTTCACGCGCTATTTCGGCCACTTCGAAGGCGATGCGCAAACCTATCGCGCGCCGGGCGAGGTGCAGAAGCTGCGCGACGAGAAGGACTGCCTGAAGCATTTCGAGACGCGTGTCGTGCGCGCCGAGGCGCTGACGACGGCCGACCTGCGCGAGGTCGACGCGCAGGTGAAGGCGCTGATCGACGACGCGGTCGCGCAGGCGAAGGCCGCACCGGTGCCGGATGCCGCCGACCTGCTGACCGACGTCTACGTGTCGTATCCGTGA
- the lipA gene encoding lipoyl synthase → MAAALERPSLTALGQPGTRSRDKLARIPVRVEPAAGAALPKPPWLRARPMMSAAVADMAAVLRDHRLHSVCEEAMCPNIGECFAQRTATFMIMGGLCTRRCPFCDVAHGRPDPLDPDEPARLAHAAAALGLRYVVITSVDRDDLRDGGAAHFAACIAAVRASVPGIGVEVLTPDFRGRVARALDALSTAWPDVFNHNIETVPSLYRAARPGADYRGSLDLLAQAKRARPGLVTKSGLMLGLGECDDEVRDTLRDLRAHDVDVLTLGQYLAPSAHHLPVRRYVSPEAFAAWRDEALELGFREVVAGPLVRSSYHAADVLEDA, encoded by the coding sequence ATGGCCGCCGCGCTCGAACGACCCAGCCTCACGGCGCTCGGCCAGCCGGGCACGCGCAGCCGCGACAAGCTCGCGCGCATTCCGGTGCGCGTCGAGCCCGCGGCCGGGGCGGCGCTGCCGAAGCCGCCGTGGCTGCGCGCGCGGCCGATGATGAGCGCGGCGGTGGCCGACATGGCCGCCGTGCTGCGCGACCATCGGCTGCATTCCGTCTGCGAGGAGGCGATGTGTCCGAACATCGGCGAATGCTTCGCGCAGCGCACCGCGACCTTCATGATCATGGGCGGGCTGTGCACGCGGCGCTGCCCGTTCTGCGATGTCGCGCACGGCCGCCCTGATCCGCTCGATCCCGACGAACCGGCGCGGCTGGCCCACGCAGCCGCGGCGCTCGGGTTGCGCTACGTCGTGATCACGTCGGTCGACCGCGACGACCTGCGCGATGGCGGCGCGGCGCATTTCGCCGCGTGCATTGCGGCGGTGCGCGCGAGCGTGCCGGGCATCGGCGTCGAAGTCCTGACGCCGGACTTCCGTGGCCGCGTGGCGCGAGCGCTCGATGCACTGTCGACGGCGTGGCCGGACGTGTTCAACCACAACATCGAGACGGTGCCGTCGTTGTATCGCGCGGCGCGGCCGGGCGCCGACTATCGCGGCTCGCTCGACTTGCTCGCGCAGGCGAAGCGGGCGCGACCGGGGCTGGTGACGAAATCGGGGTTGATGCTCGGGCTCGGCGAGTGCGACGACGAGGTGCGCGACACGCTGCGCGACCTGCGCGCGCACGACGTCGACGTGCTGACGCTCGGCCAGTATCTCGCGCCGTCGGCGCACCATCTGCCGGTGCGGCGTTACGTGAGCCCGGAGGCGTTCGCTGCGTGGCGCGACGAGGCGCTCGAACTCGGTTTCAGGGAAGTCGTCGCCGGCCCGCTCGTGCGGTCGTCCTATCATGCGGCCGACGTGCTGGAGGACGCGTAG
- a CDS encoding carboxymuconolactone decarboxylase family protein: MERLVEDRYTRGWNKLKEIDGEVGERVIAALAPIAPDFGRLLVEFSFGDIYSRPQLDLRAREIATIAALAALGNAQPQLKVHIEAALNVGCTRDEIVEVFMQMAVYAGIPAALNALFAAHEVFTRRDEAAAEAGNAGKSVEAAGQAA; this comes from the coding sequence ATGGAACGACTCGTTGAAGACCGCTACACGCGCGGCTGGAACAAACTGAAGGAAATCGACGGCGAAGTGGGCGAACGCGTGATTGCGGCGCTGGCGCCGATCGCACCGGACTTCGGGCGGTTGCTGGTCGAGTTCAGCTTCGGCGACATCTACAGCCGGCCGCAACTCGACCTGAGAGCGCGCGAGATCGCGACGATCGCGGCGCTGGCCGCGCTCGGCAACGCGCAGCCGCAGTTGAAGGTGCATATCGAGGCCGCGCTGAACGTCGGCTGCACGCGCGACGAGATCGTCGAGGTGTTCATGCAGATGGCCGTCTACGCGGGTATCCCGGCCGCGCTCAACGCGCTGTTCGCCGCGCACGAGGTGTTCACGCGGCGTGACGAAGCGGCCGCCGAAGCTGGAAACGCCGGAAAGTCGGTCGAAGCGGCCGGGCAGGCCGCATGA